One window from the genome of Dermacentor variabilis isolate Ectoservices unplaced genomic scaffold, ASM5094787v1 scaffold_13, whole genome shotgun sequence encodes:
- the LOC142566596 gene encoding uncharacterized protein LOC142566596, whose translation MAGRDAAFSGRISDPSGAGRGSSLAPSSSGNDRDITASSATAVGATSSSGTAAHSCVVARSLPCSTTEWTLLEFSRHLHNEVPLHFATEEAVLELLRPADKFSSVGVDISRPCTHRHRGRCWMHHNQNAWNEFLSTHGQELLESPTGLIVRTLRVPGRANVYPECTLLSMCIVLWLLYQHRCITSATLSADVIVPQHVSTFYRLLHFHEGYVSVHADDAEPAGAWNCHVFDALHRTSHLQVFHVSALRLGELEGDGLCALLGRNPHLSVLVLRRVTVDSTAAANFFKGLTVLKALEQLEFEATAGEQSECDEIITELLQTTVRWLNLTIACNMTEFFEQLAHNHMLQELELGHPVSQVESFVSLATSLAVNRSLRCLKVAVNMNHSTGYEDFCDALSKLVRNNRRLEVLGLSGSTLHGGQAAKALSDSLRHNYTLNRLYLHHCDLTCTDVLLILDGLKENVSLRELCFGLVSDTPSVRASVFQSIVRHGLVDRVTFVWRDDEISLLAEHFEYSLSPRKLYFSAEDAWPEDVGNFLKVLPEFHSTLDTLHIHAPGVITTDGACSLSSLFELSTALHKVAVIYETTQESSLTLLEGLASSNCIAFFAFGRWYLGGMVSVAFRTALMNNMSLLQLDVHWSDGARVPSEFENMFSDAVCTSKSLVSVRRFRDREEVKEDMTDIIVRSTLRTNEMALRDTLDVILQKKLTAQASYAYHRLRFCDDQGFCFPNVGCTSRRTNSLLEMYHSMKHSLRRLCLQYDSVRDPNPERSLRAEFEELYLHCLSQVKKRVCASTTL comes from the coding sequence CCCTGCTCCACAACAGAGTGGACCCTCCTCGAGTTCTCCAGACACCTGCATAATGAAGTGCCGCTGCATTTTGCGACCGAAGAAGCTGTTCTGGAGCTCCTCCGACCCGCAGACAAGTTTTCCTCTGTGGGCGTGGACATATCGCGGCCATGCACGCACCGACACCGTGGTCGTTGTTGGATGCACCACAACCAGAATGCTTGGAATGAATTTCTCAGCACTCATGGTCAAGAGCTGCTCGAGAGTCCTACAGGCCTGATCGTGCGGACACTGCGTGTCCCAGGACGCGCCAATGTCTACCCTGAGTGCACGTTGCTTTCTATGTGCATTGTCCTCTGGTTGCTCTACCAGCACCGTTGCATCACGTCGGCCACCCTCAGCGCCGACGTCATAGTTCCGCAACATGTTTCCACTTTCTACAGGCTGCTGCATTTCCACGAAGGCTACGTTAGTGTACATGCGGACGATGCAGAACCTGCAGGCGCTTGGAACTGTCACGTCTTTGATGCTCTCCATCGCACTAGCCACCTGCAGGTATTCCACGTGTCAGCGCTGCGTCTTGGCGAACTAGAGGGCGACGGTCTTTGTGCTCTCCTCGGGAGGAATCCGCACCTCTCCGTTCTGGTCCTTCGTAGAGTGACTGTCGACTCTACCGCTGCTGCTAACTTCTTCAAAGGGTTGACGGTCCTCAAGGCACTCGAACAACTCGAGTTCGAGGCGACAGCGGGTGAACAAAGCGAGTGTGACGAGATCATCACTGAGCTGCTTCAAACGACAGTACGGTGGCTCAACCTAACTATTGCGTGTAACATGACCGAATTTTTCGAGCAGCTTGCCCATAATCACATGTTGCAGGAGCTAGAGTTAGGCCACCCAGTATCACAAGTGGAATCTTTTGTGTCGCTGGCAACGTCGCTTGCGGTAAACCGAAGCTTGAGGTGTCTCAAAGTGGCGGTCAATATGAATCATAGCACAGGTTACGAGGACTTCTGTGACGCACTTTCTAAGCTTGTCAGAAACAATAGAAGACTGGAAGTTTTGGGCCTTTCGGGTTCTACGCTTCATGGAGGCCAGGCCGCGAAGGCGCTCAGTGATTCACTGCGTCATAATTACACACTCAATAGGTTGTACTTGCACCACTGTGATTTGACCTGCACCGACGTCCTTCTCATACTGGATGGTCTAAAAGAGAACGTTTCTCTGAGGGAACTGTGCTTCGGTCTAGTGAGCGACACGCCATCAGTACGAGCTTCTGTGTTTCAGAGCATTGTGCGACACGGGCTTGTCGACCGCGTGACCTTCGTGTGGAGAGAcgacgaaatttcgcttctggcCGAGCACTTCGAGTACAGCCTTTCCCCGCGGAAGCTTTATTTCAGCGCCGAAGACGCCTGGCCCGAAGATGTCGGCAACTTCCTAAAAGTCCTGCCCGAGTTCCATAGTACTCTGGACACCCTGCACATTCACGCTCCGGGAGTGATCACCACGGACGGTGCCTGCAGCCTGTCTTCACTCTTCGAGCTCAGTACTGCACTTCACAAGGTAGCCGTAATTTACGAAACAACTCAGGAGTCCTCGTTAACATTACTCGAAGGCCTTGCGAGCTCCAACTGTATCGCCTTCTTCGCGTTCGGGCGCTGGTACCTCGGAGGAATGGTGTCCGTGGCCTTCCGCACTGCCCTAATGAATAACATGAGCCTCCTGCAACTCGATGTCCACTGGTCCGATGGCGCGCGCGTGCCCTCGGAGTTTGAAAACATGTTTTCTGACGCAGTGTGTACCAGCAAGAGCCTTGTGTCCGTGCGCCGCTTCCGTGATCGTGAAGAAGTGAAGGAGGACATGACGGACATCATCGTACGGTCAACGCTGCGAACAAATGAGATGGCTCTGCGCGACACACTCGACGTCATCCTGCAGAAGAAACTGACAGCGCAGGCGTCGTATGCATACCACAGGTTGCGCTTCTGCGACGACCAGGGTTTCTGCTTTCCCAATGTCGGTTGCACATCGCGTCGGACCAACAGCCTCCTAGAAATGTACCACTCGATGAAGCACTCCTTACGCCGCTTGTGCCTACAGTACGACTCCGTGCGCGACCCGAATCCGGAACGCAGTTTACGCGCCGAGTTCGAAGAACTGTACCTGCATTGCTTGAGCCAGGTTAAGAAGCGCGTGTGCGCTTCGACGACCCTTTAA